In Oreochromis aureus strain Israel breed Guangdong linkage group 15, ZZ_aureus, whole genome shotgun sequence, a single genomic region encodes these proteins:
- the LOC120433084 gene encoding zinc finger protein 512-like — translation MGYVYHMKKCGKEESELEKMLLNCSHCGKTYKSKAGLEYHLKSEHAPTPQKTEEDEALKAQREANPERTPSGRVQRASAQVANFHLAEIANNELPKDWPKRKFQSDLVPDDKKLKYARPGLPAFSQEVLRKWKNEVKLQRKVQCPNQGCGCTYTSVSGLKAHLGLCTRGDFEAGKYRCLICNKEFNSESGVKYHINSVHAQDWFVTNKKASKKFEKFLKNQPKEVIRDVDKQTVDQYHHHHLQHHPHHHHHQQHHQHHSHHHHQQQQHQLQHQPLQHPLQPLHHLQHQTQYLHPERQNLRPQVDPQPQQPMLQYTSLEPPPGPVWVDMDHRGGVLGPEQAPIEMEMADKPEEDSGGMVKDTRRGKEERGVDVGERGKADRKQKDCFTFGGSSGGGGCGRSSSSSSSSSNTGSSSSESEVEQQERQRQIDQWSLKRPGIMGLSLRLESDRETLKKT, via the exons ATGGGCTACGTGTATCACATGAAGAAGTGTGGAAAGGAGGAGTCTGAGCTGGAGAAAATGCTGCTGAACTGCTCTCACTGTGGGAAGACCTATAAATCCAAGGCTGGTCTGGAGTATCACCTGAAATCAGAGCATGCTCCT ACACCACAGAAGACTGAGGAAGATGAGGCACTGAAGGCCCAGAGGGAGGCTAATCCAGAGAGGACGCCCAGCGGCAGGGTGCAGAGAGCCTCGGCCCAGGTGGCCAACTTCCACCTGGCTGAGATCGCCAACAATGAACTGCCCAAAGACTGGCCCAAGAGGAAGTTTCAGTCTGACCTGGTACCAGATGACAAGAAG TTGAAATATGCCCGACCGGGCCTCCCTGCCTTCAGCCAGGAGGTGCTGAGGAAGTGGAAGAATGAGGTGAAGCTGCAGAGGAAAGTCCAGTGCCCCAACCAG GGTTGCGGCTGCACCTACACGAGTGTGTCTGGACTcaaagctcatctgggactctgcacgagg GGCGACTTTGAGGCCGGTAAATACAGATGTCTGATCTGCAATAAAGAATTTAACTCTGAAAGTGGAGTGAAATACCACATCAACTCTGTCCATGCACAG GATTGGTTTGTGACGAACAAAAAAGCTTCCAAGAAGTTTGAGAAGTTCCTTAAAAACCAGCCCAAAGAGGTCATCCGTGATGTGGATAAGCAGACTGTTGATCAGTACCACCATCATCACCTGCagcatcatcctcatcatcatcatcatcagcagcaCCATCAACACCactcacaccaccaccatcagcagcagcagcaccagctcCAGCACCAGCCTCTGCAGCACCCACTTCAGCCGCTGCATCACCTCCAACACCAAACTCAGTACCTCCATCCAGAGAGGCAGAACCTCCGTCCACAAGTGGACCCCCAGCCCCAACAGCCGATGCTCCAGTACACCAGTTTGGAGCCTCCTCCGGGGCCAGTGTGGGTCGATATGGACCACAGAGGAGGAGTGCTGGGGCCGGAGCAGGCCCCGATCGAAATGGAAATGGCTGACAAACCTGAGGAGGACAGCGGTGGGATGGTGAAGGATACAAGGAGAGGGAAGGAGGAAAGAGGAGTAGATGTAGGAGAGAGGGGGAAGGCTGACAGGAAGCAGAAGGATTGCTTCACTTTTGGTGGTAGCAGCGGAGGCGGAGGTTGTGggcgcagcagcagcagtagcagtagcagcagcaatACCGGCAGCTCATCGAGTGAATCGGAGGTCGAGCAGCAGGAGCGGCAGAGACAGATTGACCAGTGGAGCCTGAAACGACCGGGCATCATGGGCCTCTCACTGAGGCTGGAAAGCGACAGAGAAACACTTAAAAAGACCTAA